A single genomic interval of Celeribacter indicus harbors:
- the trpS gene encoding tryptophan--tRNA ligase, whose translation MDKPAFTPRVFSGIKPSGGLTLGNYLGAIKRFVDMQGGEFETIYCVVDMHAITVWQSPEDLRHATREVAAGYLASGIDPDRSILFNQSRVSGHAELGWLFNCVARVGWMNRMTQFKDKAGKNAENVSLGLYAYPSLMAADILLYHATHVPVGEDQKQHVELTRDIAAKFNHDYKVDFFPETVPVIEGPAMRVMNLRDGTKKMSKSGESDMERINMTDDADSIAKKFRKAKTDPEPLPEEMDGLDSRPEARNLVNIYAGLANMTADSVLAEYGGEGWGRFKPALAELAVERLAPISGEMKRLMDDPAEIDRIMEKGAEKAREIAQPILEKTFDIMGFVR comes from the coding sequence ATGGACAAGCCTGCCTTTACGCCCCGCGTCTTTTCGGGGATCAAGCCTTCGGGCGGGCTCACCCTCGGCAACTATCTCGGCGCGATCAAGCGTTTCGTGGATATGCAGGGCGGTGAGTTCGAAACCATCTATTGCGTGGTGGATATGCACGCGATCACCGTCTGGCAAAGCCCCGAGGACCTGCGCCACGCGACCCGCGAAGTCGCCGCCGGCTATCTGGCCTCCGGCATTGATCCCGACCGCTCGATCCTGTTCAACCAGTCCCGCGTCTCCGGCCATGCCGAGCTCGGCTGGCTGTTCAACTGCGTCGCCCGCGTCGGCTGGATGAACCGCATGACCCAGTTCAAGGACAAGGCGGGCAAGAACGCGGAGAACGTCTCCCTCGGCCTCTACGCCTATCCCTCGCTCATGGCCGCCGACATCCTGCTCTACCACGCCACCCACGTCCCCGTGGGCGAGGACCAGAAACAGCATGTCGAATTGACCCGCGACATCGCGGCGAAGTTCAACCACGACTACAAGGTGGACTTCTTCCCGGAGACGGTGCCGGTGATCGAGGGCCCCGCGATGCGCGTGATGAACCTGCGCGACGGCACGAAGAAGATGTCGAAATCGGGCGAAAGCGACATGGAACGCATCAACATGACCGACGATGCCGACTCCATCGCGAAGAAATTCAGGAAGGCGAAGACCGATCCCGAACCGCTCCCCGAGGAGATGGACGGGCTCGACAGCCGGCCCGAGGCGCGCAACCTCGTGAACATCTACGCCGGCCTTGCCAACATGACCGCCGACTCCGTGCTCGCGGAATATGGCGGCGAAGGCTGGGGCCGGTTCAAACCCGCCCTGGCCGAACTCGCGGTCGAACGGCTCGCCCCGATCTCCGGCGAGATGAAGCGCCTGATGGACGATCCGGCGGAAATCGACCGGATCATGGAAAAGGGCGCGGAAAAGGCCCGCGAGATCGCCCAGCCGATCCTCGAGAAGACCTTCGACATCATGGGCTTCGTCCGCTGA
- the gshB gene encoding glutathione synthase, producing the protein MPLKVAIQMDPIGPININADSTFRIMEEAQARGHDLFYYTPEHLAFQEGRVTARGWPVEVRRVEGDHYSLGEMTEVDLSDYDVVWLRQDPPFDMGYITTTHLLELLMPGTLVVNDPFWVRNYPEKLLVLRFPDLTPPTAIARDLSTIRAFKERHGDIILKPLYGNGGAGVFRLDPNDRNLSSLHELFTGMSREPLIVQKFLPDVAKGDKRVILVDGEAVGAINRVPQAGETRSNMHVGGRPEKVGLTARDREICARIGPLLREKGQIFVGIDVIGDYLTEINVTSPTGIQELERFDGTNAAEAIWIAIEAKRG; encoded by the coding sequence TTGCCCCTGAAAGTCGCGATCCAGATGGACCCGATCGGCCCGATCAACATCAATGCCGACAGCACGTTCCGCATCATGGAAGAGGCGCAGGCGCGCGGCCATGACCTTTTCTACTACACGCCGGAGCATCTCGCCTTCCAGGAGGGCCGGGTCACCGCGCGGGGCTGGCCGGTCGAGGTGCGCCGGGTAGAGGGCGATCACTACAGTCTCGGCGAGATGACCGAGGTCGACCTGTCCGATTACGACGTGGTCTGGCTGCGGCAGGACCCGCCCTTCGACATGGGCTATATCACCACGACCCATCTTCTCGAGCTTCTCATGCCGGGCACGCTCGTGGTGAACGATCCCTTCTGGGTGCGCAACTATCCGGAGAAACTTCTGGTCCTGCGCTTTCCCGACCTGACGCCGCCGACCGCCATCGCGCGCGACCTGTCGACGATCCGCGCCTTCAAGGAGCGGCATGGCGACATCATCCTCAAGCCGCTCTACGGCAATGGCGGGGCGGGGGTGTTCCGGCTCGACCCGAACGACCGCAACCTGTCCTCGCTGCACGAGCTGTTCACCGGCATGTCGCGCGAGCCGCTGATCGTGCAGAAATTCCTCCCCGATGTCGCGAAGGGCGACAAGCGGGTGATCCTCGTCGACGGGGAGGCGGTGGGGGCGATCAATCGCGTCCCCCAGGCGGGGGAGACGCGCTCGAACATGCATGTCGGCGGCCGGCCGGAGAAGGTCGGGCTGACGGCGCGCGACCGCGAGATCTGCGCGCGGATCGGGCCGCTCCTGCGGGAAAAGGGACAGATCTTCGTCGGGATCGACGTGATCGGCGACTATCTCACGGAAATCAACGTCACCTCGCCGACGGGCATCCAGGAGCTCGAGCGGTTCGACGGGACCAATGCCGCGGAGGCCATCTGGATCGCCATCGAGGCGAAACGCGGCTGA
- a CDS encoding penicillin-binding protein activator, giving the protein MFAVLRAARKSLGKLALCLSFVALAACDPGAMQMGGGPAISRGGPVPVALLVPYESTQGGDVALATSLENAARMAIADLDGAQIDLRVYPTGGQAERASSAASQAVADGAKVILGPVYGGSAKLAGLAAGRAGVNVLSFSNNPDVAGGNVFILGPTFDNTANRLVSYARANGKSRIMVVNGQAAAEQAGAEAIRGAIARQGATLAGQQSFELSQQGVVSAIQPIASTARSSGADAIFFTSGNDGAMPLLAQMLPENGIRSPNPQYIGLQRWNIPPSALSLPGLQDSWFAIPDQQLAASFSSRYTARYGSQPHALAGLAYDGIAAIGALASEGNTGTLSAQALTRRNGFVGVNGVFRLMSDGTNERALSVATIQNNQVIEIDPAPRAFGGFGF; this is encoded by the coding sequence ATGTTCGCTGTTCTCCGTGCCGCCCGCAAGTCCCTCGGGAAACTTGCGCTCTGCCTTTCCTTCGTGGCCCTCGCCGCCTGTGATCCGGGTGCGATGCAGATGGGGGGCGGTCCCGCGATCAGCCGCGGAGGCCCGGTCCCCGTCGCGCTGCTCGTGCCCTACGAATCGACCCAGGGCGGCGACGTCGCGCTCGCCACCTCGCTCGAGAACGCGGCGCGCATGGCGATCGCGGATCTCGACGGGGCGCAGATCGACCTGCGGGTCTATCCCACCGGCGGCCAGGCCGAACGCGCCTCCTCTGCCGCCTCCCAGGCCGTCGCGGACGGGGCGAAGGTCATCCTCGGACCCGTCTATGGCGGCTCGGCGAAGCTCGCGGGGCTCGCGGCCGGGCGCGCGGGGGTGAACGTGCTCTCGTTCTCCAACAACCCGGACGTCGCCGGGGGCAATGTCTTCATCCTCGGCCCGACCTTCGACAACACGGCGAACCGCCTCGTCTCCTATGCCCGCGCCAACGGCAAGTCCCGGATCATGGTCGTGAACGGCCAGGCCGCGGCGGAACAGGCCGGAGCGGAGGCGATCAGGGGCGCCATCGCGCGGCAGGGCGCGACCCTGGCCGGACAGCAGAGTTTCGAACTCAGCCAGCAGGGCGTGGTGAGCGCGATCCAGCCGATCGCCTCCACCGCACGGTCCTCCGGCGCGGACGCGATCTTCTTCACCTCCGGCAACGACGGGGCGATGCCGCTCCTGGCGCAGATGCTGCCGGAAAACGGCATCCGCTCGCCCAACCCGCAATATATCGGCCTTCAGCGCTGGAACATCCCGCCCTCGGCCCTGAGCCTGCCGGGCCTCCAGGACAGCTGGTTCGCGATCCCCGACCAGCAGCTCGCCGCCAGTTTCTCCTCCCGCTATACCGCCCGCTACGGCAGCCAGCCGCACGCGCTCGCCGGGCTCGCCTATGACGGCATCGCGGCCATCGGCGCGCTCGCCTCCGAAGGCAACACCGGCACCCTGAGCGCACAGGCCCTGACCCGGCGCAACGGCTTCGTCGGCGTGAACGGCGTCTTCCGCCTCATGTCCGACGGCACGAACGAACGCGCCCTGTCGGTCGCCACGATCCAGAACAACCAGGTTATCGAGATTGACCCTGCACCCAGAGCCTTCGGCGGCTTCGGTTTCTGA
- the murJ gene encoding murein biosynthesis integral membrane protein MurJ, translating into MKPARLVTGFVTVGGWTFLSRLLGFVRDALVAAYLGAGPAAEAFVVAFSLPNMFRRFFAEGTLNVAFVPIFSKKVEAGENARRFAEDTLSALAFALLVLTVVATIFMPLLVTAMAAGFIGDERFDLAVDYGRIAFPYVLFISLGALFSGVLNATGRFAAAAAAPVLLNIILSLAMIGAAKTGIPVERALIWAVPVAGIAQLAVVWRAAAKAGFPLVPHRPRFTPEIRRLLVLATPAALAGGVVQINLLIGRQVASFSQDGALQYLNLADRLYQLPLGVVAIAIGIVLLPDLSRRLQAGDGKGARDAYNRAFEFALLLTVPAAVALVVIPEPLISFLFQRGAFTAEDAHKTAVAVMIYGLGLPAFVMQKVLQPLYFARENTRTPFRFAVFAMVINAAVAIGLAFVIGYLAAAVATTVAAWAMVALLWFGKSGMGEEVTADPRLVRRTPRILAAAVLMGLLLYGTNLALAPVFELSRGLATLLLVSVGIIGYFAIAHAIGATRFAELRGSVRR; encoded by the coding sequence ATGAAGCCCGCACGTCTCGTGACGGGGTTCGTGACCGTCGGCGGCTGGACCTTCCTGAGCCGCCTCCTGGGCTTCGTCCGCGATGCCCTCGTCGCCGCCTATCTCGGCGCGGGCCCTGCGGCAGAAGCCTTCGTCGTCGCCTTCTCGCTGCCGAACATGTTCCGCCGTTTCTTCGCGGAAGGCACTCTCAACGTCGCCTTCGTGCCGATCTTCTCGAAGAAGGTCGAGGCCGGGGAGAACGCGCGCCGCTTCGCCGAGGACACGCTCTCCGCCCTCGCCTTCGCACTCCTCGTGCTGACCGTGGTCGCGACGATCTTCATGCCCCTGCTCGTGACGGCGATGGCCGCCGGCTTCATCGGGGACGAACGGTTCGACCTTGCCGTCGACTACGGGCGCATCGCCTTTCCCTACGTGCTGTTCATCTCGCTCGGCGCGCTGTTCTCGGGGGTGCTGAACGCCACCGGACGCTTCGCCGCCGCAGCCGCGGCGCCGGTGCTCCTGAACATCATCCTGTCGCTCGCCATGATCGGCGCGGCAAAGACCGGCATTCCGGTCGAGCGCGCCCTGATCTGGGCCGTGCCCGTCGCGGGGATCGCCCAGCTCGCCGTCGTCTGGCGCGCGGCCGCGAAGGCCGGCTTCCCGCTGGTCCCGCACCGCCCGCGCTTCACGCCCGAAATCCGGCGCCTGCTCGTGCTGGCGACCCCCGCCGCGCTCGCCGGCGGCGTGGTGCAGATCAACCTGCTGATCGGACGGCAGGTCGCCTCCTTTTCCCAGGACGGCGCGCTGCAATATCTCAACCTTGCCGACCGGCTCTACCAGCTCCCGCTCGGCGTCGTCGCCATCGCCATCGGCATCGTGCTGCTGCCCGATCTCTCGCGCCGGCTCCAGGCGGGCGACGGCAAGGGCGCGCGCGACGCCTACAACCGGGCCTTCGAATTCGCGCTCCTGCTCACCGTGCCCGCCGCCGTCGCGCTCGTCGTAATCCCGGAGCCGCTCATCTCCTTCCTGTTCCAGCGCGGCGCCTTCACCGCGGAGGACGCCCACAAGACCGCGGTGGCGGTCATGATCTACGGCCTCGGCCTGCCCGCCTTCGTGATGCAGAAGGTGCTCCAGCCGCTCTATTTCGCGCGGGAGAACACCCGCACCCCGTTCCGCTTCGCGGTCTTCGCGATGGTGATCAACGCCGCCGTCGCGATCGGCCTCGCCTTCGTCATCGGCTATCTCGCCGCCGCCGTCGCCACGACCGTCGCCGCCTGGGCCATGGTCGCGCTCCTGTGGTTCGGAAAATCCGGAATGGGCGAGGAGGTGACGGCCGATCCCCGGCTGGTCCGCCGCACCCCGCGCATCCTCGCCGCGGCGGTGCTGATGGGGCTGTTGCTCTACGGCACGAACCTCGCCCTCGCGCCGGTGTTCGAGCTCTCGCGCGGCCTGGCCACGCTGCTCCTCGTCTCCGTGGGCATCATCGGCTATTTCGCGATCGCCCATGCCATCGGCGCCACCCGCTTTGCCGAGCTTAGGGGATCGGTGCGGCGCTGA
- the rsmI gene encoding 16S rRNA (cytidine(1402)-2'-O)-methyltransferase, with protein MTHIPKQLPAGLYFVATPIGNARDITLRALDILASADVLAAEDTRSLRRLMEIHGLPLNGRPLIAYHDHNGARIRPRIMALLAEGKSVAYASEAGTPLVADPGFALGREALEAGVAVTTAPGPSAMIAALTVSGLPSDRFLFAGFPPAAQGARLKTFRAFASVPATLGFYESPKRIHRTLNELCETLGESRPAALCRELTKKFEEVRRGTLRELEVALRDAPVKGEIVLLVGRGGQEEVSAPDLEAELQRALATMTVKDAAAEVAARYGMKKREVYQKALAMDAKARDDEDPERGRTG; from the coding sequence GTGACCCATATTCCCAAGCAGCTTCCCGCCGGCCTCTATTTCGTCGCCACCCCGATCGGGAACGCACGCGATATCACCTTGCGCGCGCTCGATATTCTTGCCTCCGCCGATGTGCTGGCCGCCGAGGACACCCGCTCGCTGCGCCGGCTCATGGAGATCCATGGCCTGCCCCTGAACGGCCGTCCTCTCATCGCCTATCACGATCACAACGGCGCCCGCATCCGGCCGAGGATCATGGCGCTGCTCGCGGAGGGAAAATCCGTCGCCTATGCCTCCGAGGCGGGGACGCCGCTCGTCGCCGATCCCGGATTCGCGCTGGGCCGGGAGGCGCTCGAGGCGGGCGTGGCCGTGACCACCGCCCCCGGCCCTTCCGCGATGATCGCGGCGCTCACCGTGTCGGGCCTGCCGTCGGACCGTTTCCTGTTCGCGGGCTTCCCGCCGGCCGCGCAGGGCGCCCGGCTCAAGACCTTCCGCGCCTTCGCCTCCGTGCCCGCCACGCTCGGCTTCTATGAGAGCCCGAAACGGATTCACCGAACGTTAAATGAACTCTGCGAGACTCTGGGGGAATCGCGGCCGGCCGCGCTCTGCCGTGAACTGACGAAGAAATTCGAGGAGGTGCGGCGCGGCACCCTGCGCGAGCTGGAGGTGGCTCTGCGGGACGCGCCGGTCAAGGGCGAGATCGTGCTGCTCGTGGGGCGCGGCGGACAGGAGGAGGTGAGCGCGCCGGATCTGGAGGCCGAGTTGCAGCGCGCGCTCGCGACGATGACGGTGAAGGACGCGGCCGCGGAGGTGGCCGCGCGCTACGGGATGAAGAAGCGCGAGGTCTATCAGAAGGCGCTCGCGATGGATGCGAAGGCACGGGACGACGAGGACCCGGAACGGGGACGGACGGGATGA
- a CDS encoding rhomboid family intramembrane serine protease: MSDHQSDTRPELPFNALPPMVVAIALVLGGIELVFQLGTLGLIGGADAVGWRIAAMEDYGFFDVIFEAMRAQGQWPLEHLLRFLSYAFIHYSFTHALMVLVFILALGKMVGETFGNLAVLVIFAVATVAGSLVYGLAVNTQVQLVGAYPAAYGFVGAYTFILWIGLGRMQESRIRAFTLIGFLMGLQLVFGLMFGGTPDWIADLSGFVAGFVTAALLVPGAFGRIVARLRAR; encoded by the coding sequence ATGTCAGATCACCAGAGCGACACCCGCCCCGAACTTCCCTTCAACGCGCTGCCGCCGATGGTCGTGGCGATCGCGCTCGTGCTGGGCGGGATCGAGCTTGTCTTCCAGCTCGGCACGCTTGGGCTGATCGGCGGGGCCGATGCGGTCGGCTGGCGGATCGCGGCGATGGAGGATTACGGCTTCTTCGACGTGATCTTCGAGGCGATGCGCGCCCAGGGGCAATGGCCGCTCGAACATCTCCTGCGCTTTCTCTCCTATGCCTTCATCCACTATTCCTTCACCCATGCGCTGATGGTGCTCGTCTTCATCCTCGCGCTCGGCAAGATGGTGGGGGAGACCTTCGGCAACCTCGCCGTGCTCGTGATCTTCGCCGTCGCGACGGTTGCCGGTTCGCTCGTCTACGGGCTGGCGGTGAACACGCAGGTGCAGCTCGTCGGGGCCTATCCGGCGGCCTACGGCTTTGTCGGGGCCTATACCTTCATCCTCTGGATCGGGCTCGGGCGGATGCAGGAGAGCCGGATCCGGGCCTTCACCCTCATCGGGTTCCTGATGGGGCTCCAGCTCGTCTTCGGCCTGATGTTCGGCGGCACGCCCGACTGGATCGCCGACCTGTCGGGATTCGTGGCGGGCTTCGTCACCGCCGCGCTGCTGGTGCCGGGCGCCTTCGGGCGGATCGTCGCGCGGTTGCGCGCGCGGTGA
- a CDS encoding alpha/beta hydrolase: MRFHEKPALAQARSLTRQRRRFERQAWLFQRTRGVAEERILAGGVPCLRLRPGGRARGRLLYLHGGAYVMGSSRTHRPLARRLCALTGLEVVVPDYRLAPEHPFPAAFEDAEAVCRSLGSDLPLLLGGDSAGGALCLALLSGLCVAGRPPRAAFAFSPWTDLTLTGGTLRSNARCEALLPVERIAEVRDGYLCGAPADDPRASPLFAPFPACPPVLLQFAGTEILADDTRRMAARLEAQGAQVTLESWPDLPHVWQILHGWLPEADDALEGVRRFLDRQFGAPETTR; the protein is encoded by the coding sequence ATGCGGTTTCACGAAAAGCCCGCGCTGGCGCAGGCGCGGTCCCTGACGCGGCAGCGCCGGCGGTTCGAGCGGCAGGCCTGGCTGTTCCAGCGCACCCGCGGCGTGGCGGAGGAGCGGATCCTCGCCGGTGGCGTGCCCTGCCTGCGCCTGCGTCCGGGGGGCCGGGCGCGCGGGCGTCTGCTGTACCTGCATGGCGGCGCCTATGTGATGGGCTCGAGCCGGACCCACCGGCCGCTTGCCCGGCGCCTCTGCGCCCTGACCGGGCTCGAGGTCGTGGTGCCGGACTATCGCCTCGCGCCCGAACATCCGTTTCCGGCCGCCTTCGAGGATGCGGAGGCGGTCTGCCGGAGCCTGGGCAGCGACCTGCCGCTGCTGCTTGGGGGGGACAGCGCGGGTGGTGCCCTGTGCCTCGCGCTGCTCTCCGGCCTCTGCGTCGCGGGACGCCCGCCGCGCGCCGCCTTCGCCTTTTCGCCCTGGACCGATCTCACGCTGACGGGTGGGACGCTGCGGAGCAATGCGCGTTGCGAGGCGCTGCTGCCGGTGGAGCGGATCGCCGAGGTGCGGGACGGGTATCTGTGCGGCGCGCCCGCCGACGATCCGCGCGCCTCGCCGCTCTTCGCGCCCTTTCCGGCCTGCCCGCCGGTTCTGTTGCAATTCGCCGGGACCGAAATCCTTGCCGACGACACCCGGCGCATGGCGGCACGGCTGGAGGCGCAGGGGGCGCAGGTGACGCTCGAGAGCTGGCCCGATCTGCCGCACGTCTGGCAGATCCTGCACGGATGGCTGCCGGAGGCGGATGACGCGCTCGAGGGCGTGCGCCGTTTTCTCGACCGTCAGTTCGGGGCGCCGGAGACGACGCGGTAG
- a CDS encoding YraN family protein translates to MPLDFTDDLAGAGPQEARQARGRRAHDFGRAAEASVARDYGARGYALAETRWRGAGGEIDLIFRDGTGFVFVEVKASKTHARAAEKLGAGQIARICRSAEDYVGRQPDGLLTDMRIDVALVDGQGQVAILENALV, encoded by the coding sequence ATGCCACTTGATTTTACGGACGATCTCGCAGGCGCCGGTCCGCAGGAGGCGCGGCAGGCGCGCGGGCGGCGTGCCCATGACTTCGGCCGGGCCGCGGAAGCCTCGGTCGCACGCGATTACGGGGCGCGGGGATATGCGCTCGCGGAAACGCGCTGGCGCGGCGCGGGCGGGGAGATCGACCTGATCTTTCGCGACGGGACGGGATTCGTGTTCGTGGAGGTGAAGGCGTCGAAAACCCACGCACGCGCAGCCGAAAAGCTCGGCGCGGGACAGATCGCGCGGATCTGCCGGAGCGCGGAAGACTATGTCGGCCGCCAGCCTGACGGGCTGCTGACAGACATGCGCATCGACGTGGCGCTGGTCGACGGCCAGGGGCAGGTGGCGATTCTCGAGAACGCGCTGGTCTGA
- a CDS encoding [protein-PII] uridylyltransferase, which produces MTLHPEPSAASVSEEAGLARFVPAAPGSLICAETAIFDVAAVAAELEAAWAEATDAAALRKATVGVLAAVQKAGRETIAAAIAEAPRNARPAVRAYAWLTDCIVTSVLYTALTKLHPNPTPSEGERIAVLAVGGYGRGEMSPESDVDLLFLAPHKITGWIESLVESMLYMFWDLHLKIGHSTRTIGDCIRLGREDFTIRTALLELRFLAGNRRLARDLHVRLRDELFSGTAREFIEAKLAEREERIRKQGGQRYVVEPNVKEGKGGLRDLHTLFWIAKYVHGVRDTADLVRAGVFTADEYRQFEEAETFLHAVRNALHLIAGRPMDQLTFDMQVEVADFLGYVDYGGRRAVEHFMQDYFRHATRVGELTRIFLTSLEAQHVKQGPALQRLFKRRRKIAAPYELVNNRLDIADPKAFLSDPVNILRLFEEALRTGYLIHPNAMRLISANLDRIDGEMREDPEAQRIFLDLLLKHGNPERSLRRMNELGVLGAFIPEFQHIVAMMQFNMYHSYTVDEHTIQCISNLAQIERGELSADLPLASSILAQGVNRRVLYVALLLHDIGKGRTEDHSVIGAQIARRVAPRLGLKPAECETVEWLVRYHLLMSDMAQKRDIADPRTVRDFAKAVKTRERLDLLTVLTVCDIRGVGPGVWNNWKAVLLRSLHAQTAHALEHGLEEINRDAREGEAKKVLRAALSDWDPADRRAELQRHYGTYWQGLPFSAHEVFARLLRDIRDDEIRIDLHPDEDRDATRACFALSDHPGIFSRLAGALALVGANVVDARTYTSKDGYATAVFWIQDNDGNPYEESRLPRLRQMIGKTLRGEIVARDALKSRDKIKKRESKFNVPTSIIFDNEGSEIFTIIEVDTRDRPGLLFDLTRVLAGNNISIVTAQIATYGAQVVDVFYVKDMFGMKLHAEPKRRALEKKLREAIELGAERARSE; this is translated from the coding sequence TTGACCCTGCACCCAGAGCCTTCGGCGGCTTCGGTTTCTGAGGAAGCCGGACTCGCCCGTTTCGTCCCGGCCGCTCCGGGATCCCTGATCTGCGCCGAAACCGCCATCTTCGACGTCGCCGCCGTGGCCGCCGAACTCGAAGCCGCATGGGCGGAGGCGACCGACGCGGCGGCGCTGCGCAAGGCGACGGTCGGCGTACTCGCCGCGGTGCAAAAGGCGGGGCGCGAGACGATCGCCGCCGCCATCGCCGAGGCGCCGCGCAACGCCCGTCCGGCGGTGCGCGCCTATGCCTGGCTTACCGACTGCATCGTGACATCCGTGCTCTACACCGCCCTGACGAAGCTGCATCCGAACCCGACCCCCTCGGAGGGCGAACGGATCGCGGTGCTTGCGGTCGGCGGCTACGGGCGCGGCGAGATGTCTCCCGAATCCGACGTGGACCTGCTGTTTCTCGCGCCCCACAAGATCACCGGCTGGATCGAAAGCCTCGTCGAGAGCATGCTCTACATGTTCTGGGACCTGCACCTGAAGATCGGCCATTCCACGCGCACGATCGGGGATTGCATCCGCCTAGGCCGCGAGGATTTCACGATCCGCACCGCCCTGCTCGAGCTGCGCTTCCTCGCCGGCAACCGCCGCCTCGCGAGGGATCTGCATGTCAGGCTGCGCGACGAGCTCTTCTCGGGGACGGCGCGGGAGTTCATCGAGGCGAAACTGGCCGAGCGCGAGGAACGGATCCGCAAGCAGGGCGGCCAGCGCTACGTGGTCGAACCGAACGTGAAAGAGGGCAAGGGCGGCTTGCGCGACCTGCACACGCTGTTCTGGATCGCGAAATACGTCCACGGCGTGCGCGACACCGCCGATCTCGTGCGGGCGGGGGTCTTCACCGCCGACGAATACCGCCAGTTCGAGGAGGCGGAGACCTTCCTGCACGCGGTGCGCAATGCGCTTCACCTGATCGCCGGGCGTCCGATGGACCAGCTCACCTTCGACATGCAGGTGGAGGTGGCCGACTTCCTTGGCTATGTCGACTATGGCGGCCGCCGGGCGGTGGAACATTTCATGCAGGATTACTTCCGCCATGCCACCCGCGTGGGGGAACTGACCCGCATCTTCCTCACGTCTCTCGAGGCGCAGCATGTCAAGCAGGGCCCGGCGCTCCAGCGCCTCTTCAAGCGCCGCCGCAAGATTGCCGCGCCCTACGAGCTCGTCAACAACCGGCTCGACATCGCCGATCCGAAGGCGTTCCTGTCCGATCCGGTCAATATCCTGCGCCTCTTCGAGGAGGCGCTGCGCACCGGCTATCTCATCCATCCGAATGCGATGCGGCTCATCTCCGCCAACCTCGACCGGATCGACGGGGAGATGCGCGAGGATCCGGAGGCGCAGCGGATCTTCCTCGACCTGCTGCTGAAACACGGCAATCCCGAACGCTCGCTACGTCGCATGAACGAGCTCGGCGTGCTCGGCGCCTTCATCCCGGAATTCCAGCATATCGTGGCAATGATGCAGTTCAACATGTATCACAGCTATACGGTGGACGAGCACACGATCCAGTGCATCTCCAACCTCGCGCAGATCGAGCGCGGGGAGCTGTCCGCGGACCTGCCGCTCGCCTCCTCGATCCTCGCCCAGGGGGTCAACCGACGGGTGCTCTATGTCGCGCTCCTGCTTCACGACATCGGCAAGGGCCGGACCGAGGACCATTCGGTGATCGGTGCCCAGATCGCGCGGCGCGTCGCGCCGCGGCTGGGACTGAAACCCGCCGAATGCGAGACCGTGGAATGGCTCGTGCGCTATCACCTCCTGATGTCGGACATGGCGCAGAAACGCGACATCGCCGATCCGCGCACGGTGCGCGATTTCGCCAAGGCGGTGAAGACGCGTGAAAGGCTCGATCTTCTGACCGTGCTGACGGTTTGCGACATCCGCGGCGTGGGACCGGGCGTGTGGAACAACTGGAAGGCGGTCCTCCTGCGCTCGCTGCACGCGCAGACCGCGCATGCGCTCGAGCACGGGCTCGAGGAGATCAACCGCGACGCGCGGGAGGGCGAGGCGAAGAAGGTGCTGCGCGCCGCGCTGTCGGACTGGGATCCCGCCGACCGCCGCGCCGAGCTTCAACGCCATTACGGCACCTACTGGCAGGGCCTGCCCTTTTCCGCACACGAGGTCTTCGCGCGGCTCCTGCGCGACATCCGGGACGACGAGATCCGCATCGACCTGCATCCCGACGAGGACCGCGACGCGACCCGCGCCTGCTTCGCCCTTTCCGACCATCCGGGGATCTTCTCCCGCCTCGCCGGGGCGCTCGCCCTCGTGGGGGCGAACGTGGTGGACGCGCGCACCTATACCTCCAAGGACGGCTATGCCACCGCGGTCTTCTGGATCCAGGACAACGACGGCAATCCCTACGAGGAAAGCCGCCTGCCCCGCCTGCGCCAGATGATCGGCAAGACCCTGCGCGGCGAGATCGTCGCCCGCGACGCGCTCAAGTCCCGCGACAAGATCAAGAAGCGCGAAAGCAAGTTCAACGTGCCCACCTCGATCATCTTCGACAACGAGGGCTCCGAGATCTTCACGATCATCGAGGTCGACACCCGCGACCGGCCGGGGCTGCTGTTCGATCTCACGCGAGTGCTCGCCGGCAACAATATCTCCATCGTCACCGCCCAGATCGCCACCTACGGCGCCCAGGTCGTCGACGTCTTCTATGTGAAGGACATGTTCGGAATGAAGCTCCACGCCGAACCCAAGCGCAGGGCGCTTGAAAAGAAACTGCGCGAGGCGATCGAGCTCGGCGCCGAGAGGGCCCGCTCCGAATGA